A stretch of the Aegilops tauschii subsp. strangulata cultivar AL8/78 chromosome 4, Aet v6.0, whole genome shotgun sequence genome encodes the following:
- the LOC141022036 gene encoding uncharacterized protein: MIVIGGGVIEGPVILRATKAPFGSPLASKTRWLPLLIRPAASFCEEQEAFGSLLQLPACSATLEVAAHLELGERLSPAWILWHARSGALVHAAAGGDQWREWWQMAEMVADLREWWLMGSGGCCKRRWTGICETRRRSKGSAAADDGGVAGRRWGAGRWLGLQEQSRWAFVSVRAASRAIRLGFDGGKRFDSVLLRGGIASVILMNSSF; the protein is encoded by the exons ATGATAGTTATAGGAGGTGGTGTTATTGAAGGACCGG TCATCTTACGTGCCACTAAGGCCCCGTTCGGAAGTCCTCTCGCTTCCAAAACTCGCTGGCTCCCGCTTCTCATCCGGCCAGCAGCCAGCTTCTGTGAGGAGCAGGAAGCGTTCGGCTCACTGCTGCAGCTCCCAGCCTGTTCGGCTACGCTGGAGGTGGCTGCTCACCTTGAGCTGGGGGAACGGCTTTCTCCGGCGTGGATCTTGTGGCATGCCCGTTCAGGAGCTCTAGTTCATGCAGCTGCCGGCGGCGATCAATGGAGGGAGTGGTGGCAGATGGCGGAGATGGTCGCAGACCTGCGGGAGTGGTGGCTGATGGGGAGTGGCGGCTGCTGCAAACGGCGGTGGACAGGGATCTGCGAGACGAGGCGTAGATCCAAGGGGTCTGCGGCGGCGGACGATGGCGGGGTGGCCGGCCGGCGATGGGGCGCCGGCCGGTGGCTAGGGTTGCAAGAGCAGAGCAGGTGGGCGTTCGTTTCTGTACGGGCTGCTAGTCGGGCCATCAGGCTGGGCTTTGATGGAGGAAAACGATTCGACTCAGTGTTACTTCGGGGTGGCATTGCTAGCGTAATTTTGATGAACTCCAGCTTCTGA
- the LOC109735066 gene encoding WAT1-related protein At5g64700-like — MIICLLTLITSCRGRLKELKLKAFIWIFTSALVGFTIPGFAYIGLGDTSPGYAVNFYNIIPIAAFILAVLFRKEPLDMRSLVGNIKVIGTLVCVGGTLVISLYKGKVLHLWPTNIIGYHPKQAGAAFGHHHVRGTILLITSSLSLAVWYTVQAQMLKVFPYKYWSTVATCFVGSIQTAVVGVAMNREKATWALKWNMSLLTIVYSAILNTAAKFVMISWVVTQRGPTYPAMFCAVTVFFTTILDSLLLGHDLSVGSVLGMFMILAGLYLFLWGKRKESVPPSEENPTEQMLFQNGDKNDKSVANV; from the exons ATGATTATCTGTTTACTTACCCTCATCACCTCATGTAGAGGGAGGTTGAAGGAGCTTAAACTGAAGGCGTTCATATGGATTTTCACCAGTGCACTTGTGGG ATTCACAATTCCTGGTTTCGCCTACATTGGCCTTGGAGACACATCGCCAGGATACGCAGTTAACTTCTATAACATCATACCGATTGCCGCCTTCATCCTCGCGGTCCTTTTCAG GAAGGAGCCACTGGACATGAGGAGCCTGGTGGGGAACATCAAGGTCATTGGAACCCTAGTCTGTGTTGGAGGAACGCTGGTGATCAGCCTGTACAAGGGCAAGGTGCTGCACCTTTGGCCCACAAATATCATCGGCTACCACCCGAAGCAAGCCGGAGCTGCTTTTGGTCACCACCATGTGCGTGGAACCATCTTGCTCATCACCAGCAGCCTCAGCCTCGCCGTTTGGTACACAGTACAG GCTCAGATGCTAAAAGTGTTCCCATACAAGTACTGGTCCACTGTCGCTACATGCTTCGTGGGGAGCATCCAAACGGCTGTCGTCGGGGTTGCCATGAACAGAGAGAAGGCAACATGGGCGCTCAAATGGAACATGAGCTTGCTCACCATTGTGTACTCG GCAATACTCAACACTGCTGCCAAGTTTGTGATGATTTCGTGGGTCGTCACGCAGCGTGGGCCAACCTATCCGGCCATGTTTTGCGCCGTGACGGTGTTCTTCACTACTATTCTTGACTCGTTGCTTCTCGGCCATGATCTGTCCGTTGGGAG TGTTCTAGGCATGTTCATGATTCTAGCTGGGCTCTATCTTTTCCTTTGGGGAAAGAGAAAAGAATCGGTACCTCCGAGTGAAGAAAATCCAACGGAACAAATGTTGTTTCAGAATGGAGACAAGAATGATAAATCAGTAGCTAATGTATGA